The genomic window GCAGTTTCTTGAACCAAGTCGTCATCTTCTCTAATAACAAACAGCTTAACATCTGATTCAGCTAAGCTCCCCAAGTAATTCCCCGTCCAATTAGCCATGGGGAGATCAGTCATCACAAATATATGGATTTGTTTTTGTCCTGTTTGCTTCAAGGATTCTATCTTCTGCTTCAGACTAAGAAAAGTAGCTTTATGGTGGTTCTTGAATTGTCCATCTAGTAGCCTGAGCTGTGCACAAAGAAATGGACCCTTGATAGTTTGAAGAGCAAACTTCTTGCCGGCATTTATTATTTCAGGAACAAAGGGAAGGAACTCAATCTTTTCGATTAAGGTCTGTATGATGGAATCATTAGGAGCTTCATGAATGTCAATATGGGATTCAGATCCCTTATAAGGAGCAGTAAAAAGGCTTCCAAATGCCAAAACAGTCGCTGATTCTGCGGCAGAACCAGGACCAAGAGTTTTATACACATCTTTTCTTCTCCTAATAAAtgaaatcttctttttcttcttaagtTGGTCATCAGGTTGAAACGAGTCTAAAGCCCCATCCTCACCATCTTTTTGATATGTCCAAACTGTAGTTCTACAATCTTCTTCTAAAGCAGATAAACAACCACTGAAACTACCATAATAACCAGACAACAGAGAACCACATTGCCAAAGGCTCTCAGATAAAGGAGATGGTATATTTTGGTCCTTAGAGCAAATAACATCCAAGTTTATACCACACCAGGTGGACACAAAAGCCCGAAAATCTACAAATCTCACTGTTGAATCAGAAACAAGTGGTGAAAGG from Capsicum annuum cultivar UCD-10X-F1 unplaced genomic scaffold, UCD10Xv1.1 ctg72013, whole genome shotgun sequence includes these protein-coding regions:
- the LOC124885436 gene encoding O-fucosyltransferase 30-like (The sequence of the model RefSeq protein was modified relative to this genomic sequence to represent the inferred CDS: added 448 bases not found in genome assembly); the encoded protein is METSTLIRPNNNNNIKSKNKKQTSPLLTFLFLFTLILLFFYFKYFISPSLLPISPKKSLPILPLPIQCNPINRLQGKFLWYAPHSGFSNQLGEFKNAILMAKILNRTVIVPPVLDHHAVVLGSCPKFRVMEASELRLSVWNHSIQLLRDCRYVSMADIVDLSPLVSDSTVRFVDFRAFVSTWCGINLDVICSKDQNIPSPLSESLWQCGSLLSGYYGSFSGCLSALEEDCRTTVWTYQKDGEDGALDSFQPDDQLKKKKKISFIRRRKDVYKTLGPGSAAESATVLAFGSLFTAPYKGSESHIDIHEAPNDSIIQTLIEKIEFLPFVPEIINAGKKFALQTIKGPFLCAQLRLLDGQFKNHHKATFLSLKQKIESLKQTGQKQIHIFVMTDLPMANWTGNYLGSLAESDVKLFVIREDDDLVQE